ACTGCGCTTCTAGTTCATATAATTTGCGTTTTGATTCAAATTCCTGTTCTTCTGTCTGCAAAAATACCTTCGCATCCTCTGCATAAATCGAGAAAATTTCAGAAATCTTTAGCATATGAATTTCCTGCTGTATATAGCCATCTATCATCGTTGTTTGTGAAGCTTGGAGCTGCTTCATCAGTCGCTCAATTTGTTCGTTATATTCTTTTGCATGTATATGAATCTCATTTTCTTCTAGTGCGCTATTAATTGTTAAATGAATCTTCATTAGAGGCCTCCTTTACCTATCCCCATTACCGGGATAACACTGAATCAGGTAATAATAATGTAGCATAGAAAAAATTGGCTGGGACAATTTCTTCGATAAGAGGTCACAATTTAATGATGACAGGTTTATTATTCACAATATAGATCTTGTAAAAAGCGGCGAAGTAGAAAAAGAGGGGAGTTAGCGGCATAATGGACTTATTCAGTCATGAGGGGTTGCTTCTATTATGTTTGTTTTTGATCGACACATGTTTATTACATTATGTATTGGGCTAGCAGGTGCGTTTATCTTTCAGGCTGTCCATATTCCGATGCCCTGGTTACTAGGTGCCATAGCGGCAGTGCTGATTGTTCAGTTATCAACAAAAGTTCAACTGAAATGGCATCCGTATTTTCGAAATTTTGGTTTAATCGTAGCAGGATATTCCATTGGGTTTGCTTTTACACCAGAAGCTGTGCAGGATATTAAACAATTTTTAGGGAGCATGATTGTCCTTAATCTTCTATTTATTGCTCTGTTCTTTGCTGTAAGTTATATTGTGGCAAAGCGTACTGATTTAGATTTTGCGACCTCCTTAACTTGCTGTGTACCTGGAGGAATGTCACAGGTTGTGGCCTTTGCTGAGGAGCAAGGGGATATGGATATGGTCGTCATAACATTTTTTCAAATACTGAGGGTACTGCTAATCGTTGGCTTTGTACCTTTAATGGTAGCAGGTTCTAGTGGAGGTGGTAACACTATAGATGGGGCATATACATGGAGCCTTATAGGGGTCCTTGTTTTATGTAGCGCTGTGGGATGGCTTGCGCAAAAAATAAAAATCCCAACAGGCTATATGCTCGGTCCTGTATTTTTGTTAATGGGAATCAATATAGCAGGGGTAGAGGTCCCGCAAATGCCAATATCCTTACTTCATATTGCTCAGCTAATGCTTGGTATTTATATTGGGCTTTTACTAAAAAAAGAGGATTTACATTTATCCAAGAAGCATGTGTTTTATGCATTTGTATCAGCTGGTATTTTTATTGGGGGTGCCTATGGTTTAACATTTGTTATGCAGAGCTTGTACAATCTTGAATTTAGGACAGGCTTTTTAAGTATTGTACCAGGTGGACTTGATCAAATGGGTATAATCGCTGCTTCTGTTCATGCCAATGTCACGATTGTCACAGCCTTTCAGCTTTTCCGTGTATTGGTCGTATCGATCTTCCTTGTTCCGTTTGTCAAAATGTTTGTGAAAAAGGTGAGAGTATAGCAGGTAACGAGACGAGCAGGATGGCAACAGGTAAATGAACCGTGTTAAGCATACTCACAGATTGCGAATGTACCTGCCAGTAGCATTATCACAACAAATCAGCTCCAAGTATAAAAAAGATTGTCCATTGGCATTTACCCAATGAACAATCTTTACCGTCTTTAATATTTAAATTGATGAATTAAATCCTGTAGTGTCTCTGCATTTTTTGTAAGCTGTAAGGCTGCTTTATTAATATCCCCCATGGATTCAAGATTTGCTTCTGCAATTTGTGTTACGACCTTCGACTGCTCCCGTGCTTCAACGGCAATTTCAGCCATTATATGTGTAGATGCATTGGCCTGCTCTATTCGCGCGTAGAGCTCTTCAGCAATCCCTGAAACCTCTTGAATTTTATTGGTTACGAGAGAGACCTTAGCTGTTATCTCTTCAAATGCAACACTTGTTGTCTGCACAACTTTGGCACTTGAAGCAGCTTCTTGTTCACTCTCTTGCATATGCTCCCGTGCTTCCTTCGCTAGCTGTTGCATGGTATGAATCGTCTTGGTAATTTCTGCTGCAGATGTTTTTGATTGCTCCGCTAATTTACGAACCTCTTCGGCTACCACCGCAAAGCCCTTCCCGTGTTCTCCAGCCCGTGCCGCTTCAATAGAGGCATTTAACGCCAGTAAATTCGTTTGATCTGCAATGGCATGAATCACTTCAACAATTTCGTCAATCTTATTAGCATGTGTATCAAGTGCAGCGATTGAGTTGGCACTCTCTTGCACGGTTACTGCCATAGCCTGCATTTGCATTTGCATCTCCTGTGCTGTCTGTTCTCCATGCTTAGCTGTATCAAAGGCATCAGAAGCATAGGATGAAACCTCACTATTTGTTTCAGTGACTAGTTGAATACCTCCAGCAATATCCTGCATGGCCTCAGCATTTTCATTGGCACTATGCTTTTGCGTGCTCGCACCGCTTGCTAGTTCCTGCATATTGGCTGTTAAATTCTCCGTCGTGTCTGTCGTAGAGCCAGCAGTTGCAGAAAGCTCAGCAGATGATGCAGATACCTGATTAGCTGTTTCATCTACTCGTTGCATCATTTTACGTAATGTTGCAAGCATTGCGTTGAAGGAATTTGCCAGCTCACCAATTTCATCCTTAGACTTAACAATAAGCTGCTGTGTTAAATCGCCCTTTCCAGCAGAGATGGTTTCTAGTTGAGCATTTAAATGCTTTAAAGGTTTAACAATCCCTCGTACAAATAAAATACCTGCAATTACGGCGATTATCGCTGTAATAATTGCAAAAATACCCATTTTAAAGAGCATTTTTTGGGCTACTGCATTGATATCAGAGGAAGGCACGCCTGCAAAAATCATCCCTATTATTTCTCCATCCGCGTTACGTAGCGGTTCATACTTTGTAAAATAGGGTTCACCCACAACCTCTGCTGTGCCTGTATATATTTTTCCCTGTGATAGCACAGCTTTTGCTACTTTTGGATCTGCAGTTGTTCCAATTGCTCGCTGTCCATCGACCATAACATTTGTATTAATACGTGTATCATTGGCGAAAATTGTAATTGCCGCTTGTGATAATTCTCCTAATTTATCGATGATGACAGTCTCATCCGCTACCTTCGCATCACCCTTATAGAGCTCTCCATTTTTTAGCTGCCAATCTCCTGGCAAGGTTTGATGGAGATTATGTACACTTAAATCTAAAATCTGATTCAGACGTATATTGTATTCATCTTGTAAAGCTGTTTTCATTTCGCTTGTATTCACTAGACCAATCACAATTAGAACAAAGGCTATAATCGCAACAATCAACAAACTCATTTTGTTTTGTATACTTCGTTTTTTCATCAATGCCCCTCCATATTTTGCCACATAAAATAGACAGTAAGCTACTGCTGAGAAAGCTTACTGTCAAATTACTAAATATTGAAATAATTCAGGAAAACATTCCTATTTTTAATTAGTATATAGCTAGATAGAACATTTGTATATTTACAAAAAAGTGACAACTGAAATTTTTTCTTTTCTAAATTCTTGAATTATGGTATTATAAATTTAATTACTATGAACGGAGGTGAAAAGGAATGAAACAAAACGCTACGAAAACATGTGTAAAAGTGGATACAGCTATGTATTTTGCACGTGTTATTACTTTCGATTTTGCGAACAACGGGAGAGGTCTGTCCATTTTTAAGCAAAATCAAATAATAACAAACGTAGCGGATTAACCATTCTTTTTCACAAATAAATGAGGAAAAGACTGCTTGTTAATGGAGCAGTCTTTTTTTGTGTCTATAGATGTTTTCGCACGTTTCATTGGAGGAAAAAACGATGCAAATTAAAGCTGAACAAATACAAAAAATTATTGGTGGGAACGTATTATTTGAAGAACTTCAATTAGAAGTGAACACTGGAGAGCATGTTGCTATTGTTGGCGTGAACGGAAGCGGGAAAACGACTTTATTACAGCTATTATCTGGTTTAGATACACAAGATAAGGGACGGATTATAAAAAGTAAGGAAGCGACCATTGGCTATCTTCATCAAATTCCGCAATATCCTATGCTATCTGTAAAGCAAGTGCTAGAGGAGGCATTTACTGAAATTTATGCATTGAAGGCAAAGATGACAAAGCTAGAGCAGGAAATGCAGGAAGCTGTATCTGATAAGGTTCTTGAGCAATATGGTCATGTGCAGGAACTATTTATGCTGCAGGGAGGCTACGAGATTGATGCGCAATTGGCGATGATTGCTAATGGCCTTGGAATTACACCATTACTTGAGCAACCTTTTACTAGCCTAAGCGGTGGAGAGAAAACAAAGGTGATGCTAGGGCAAATCCTTTTAAGTAATCCTTCTATTTTGCTATTAGATGAACCAACCAACCATTTAGATATGCAGGCAATTGAATGGCTGGAAAATTATGTGCGAAACTTCGCAGGGATAGTGATTGTTGTGTCCCATGATCGCCATTTTATGAATCAAATGGCTCAAAAGATTATAGAAATTGAAGATGGTGAAGCATTTACTTATATTGGCAATTACGATGCATTTGTTAAACAAAAAGAAGCGAAGGTTGAACAGCAATTTGCTGAATTTGAGGAACAGCAAAAGAAAATAAAAAAAATGCAGGAAACCATCAAGCGTTTAAAGCAATGGGCAAATGAAGCGAATCCACCGAACGCCTCCATGCATCGACGTGCTAAAAGTATGGAAAAAGCATTAGCTCGAATCGATCGGGTCAAGAAGCCGTCAACGAAGAAGAAAATGAATTTAGCCCTGACAATGGCTGAGCGTAGTGGTAAAGAGGTTGTGCAAATGAAGGCAATTAGCCATGCATTTGATAAGCCGCTATTAAAGGAATGCGATTTGTCTGTCTACTTCGGAGAACGACTGGCGATTGTAGGTGGTAATGGCAGTGGTAAGTCAACATTATTAAAAATGATACTTGGTGAGGTCATACCAAACGAAGGCATTTGTCGTGTTGGTAGCAGTGTAAAAATTGGCTACCTTTCGCAGCAGTTTGAGCATGAGCATCCATCGATTCGTTTAATTGATGCCTTTCGAGAAAGTGTCTCAGTATCAGAGGCGGAGGCACGTCATTTACTGGCTCAATTTTTATTTTATGGCTATGACGTTTTTAAGAAGGTGAAGGATCTAAGTGGTGGCGAAAAGATGCGCTTACGTCTAGCTCAGTTAATGCATGAGGATATTAACTTATTGATACTGGATGAGCCGACCAACCATTTAGATATTGAGGCGAGAGAGGTATTGGAGGATACATTGGAATCCTTTGAGGGAACTATTATTGGCGTGTCTCATGACCGCTATTTCCTTCAAAAGATTTTTACAAAAGTCGCATGGATCAGACATGAAACCATTCAAGTGTTTGAGGGTGACTATGAGTGGGCAAGGAAAAAACATGCTGAACTAGTAGAAGTGCCTGTTATCAAAGAAATAACAGAAAAGACCATGAGTGCTAAGAAAGAGCTGCCTATTGAGCAACAAATTGAAAAGCTTGAACTAAAATTAAAGGAACCAACACTTGCTAAGGAGCAACGTCAAAAGCTTGAACAGCAGTTAGAGGTTTTATTTGAAAGATGGATTGAGGAAGGAGCAGAGCATGCATAGTTTAGAACATATTATAGAGCTAGATCTTCATTATCTTAAAGGTTTTAGCAAGATGGAGACATGTGAGGATGGCGTATTATTTTACAATGAGGATAACCCAACATATTACGATGCAAATCATGCACATATTTGGCATAAAATAAATAATCCGAATGTGCTATTGAGCAAAATAAAGAAATTCTATCAATCGAAATCACTTATCCCAAGATTATATCTATACAACCTAGAGGAAAATCAGCCTTGTATAAACGCTTTAGAAATGCATGGCTTTCAATATGAAAGCTTTACAGATGATATACAATGTTGGAATGGTGAGCCCTTATTACTACCACATAATCCAGCTATAGGCATCGAACGTGTAACAGATACAAATATTGAGGAAGCAATGGCAGTTGAAATGAGTATTTCAACATTTGGGGAACCTTCATTAATAAAGACGGCTTTTCTGCAAACATACCGCTCCCCATACTTTACGTATTATGTATTAAAACTAGACGGAAAGGCATGCTGTACTGCTAAGCTTTTTGTCTCAGGAAACCAAGGGAGGATTGAAAGTGTAGCAACACTCGAAAGCTATCGAGGGCAAGGGCTAATTGGTTATATCCTTCAGCATATTCAACAGCAGTCAATCCAGCTAGGTTTAGAAAATCTTTGGATTATGCCAATAAATGCGCAGGTGGCAAAGGTCTATGACAAGGCAAACTTTAAATCAGTAGGCAAAATAACATCCATTCATGCATTTACAGAAGGAAAAAGCATTCATCAAATACGACAAAATTCTTAATTTGAGAGTATTAAAATTCGCCATATTCCCAAAGAATATGGCGAATTTATTTTATAAAGGTTCGTTAAAATGTTACCCGCCAATTATGATTACATGTGGCTTGAATGATAGGATGCCTTAGAAGATAATCAGCAATCAGCTCTGTCATATCTATTTGTATCTCCTTCACAACAGGTCGATTTCTAAAAAATTCAAAATTACCTGCTCCTGTTGCACGATAGCTGCTCATCACCACTTCAAATTTTTCCTCCATTTTTATAGGCTCACCTTGAATGGTTAGCATAGTGACGCGCTCTCCAATAGGCTTTGAAATATCTAGGATATACTCAATACCCTCCCACATATCATAATTATAAGGTTGTGCCTTTGGATATAGAAATGATTTAGCGACTTTTAGCTCGTCTGCCTCAACTGTAAAATAGGTCCCTGATTGTTCAAGGGCCAGGAGGATGTCCAGCCCAGATAGGCGCAGCACCTTTAAGGTATTTGCGTAAATATAATTCGTGACTATATCTCGCATTGTTACCGCTTGCTTTAAACCACCATGCTCATCGTGAAAGAGTGCTGTAGAAGAAATTGCAGCTCCTGATGCTTCCATTTGAATACGGTTTATAAATTCTATATAGGGATGCTCTTGAATACGGGCAAGAAACGCATCCTCTACTAGCATATTTCCTTGGATAGTTCCAATTGTCTCATCCAGCCATGCATCAGTTTTTTGAAAAGTAGGGGAGATCATCTCATAAACAGTTGCTTCACATACTGTATCTTCCTTCACATACAGTAGGGATGGTGTATGAGCTATAGAATGAATCCTCTGCTCGTTATCCAGTGTAATAGCTAATTCAATAGTAGCTAAGCAATTGCCCTTAGTGCCAGGCTGAACAACTGATTTTCCGTTGATGTTTGAACATATTTCACGATGCTGGTGTCCAGAAATGATGATATCTACTTCTTCAATTTCTGTGCACATACGGTACCCTTGATTTTCTCCATTTTCATCTTCCAATAATTCTCCTGTCTCTAGGTCTCGCTCAAATCCGCCATGATAGCAAAGGATGAGAACATCTATTTGTTCATTCGCACGCATCCATTTTGCCCAATAGCTTGCACTTGAAAAGGCGTCTTCAAAATGAAGTCCAGAAATATGCTGTGGCTCCTCCCAGTGTGTCACAAAATGGGTTGTCACTCCTAACACTCCTATACGAATACCTTCTATTTCCTTAATGATATAAGGCTTTGTCAAAGGCCTGCCGTCTTCCGTTAAAATATTTGCACCTAGCCATGGAAAATCCGATTGGTTGATGATGGATTGTAACGTAGGTAGTCCGTAATTAAATTCATGATTACCAAATACCATGGCATCGTATTGAAGAACATTAGCCACCTGAATAAATGGGTTTGGTATGTCCGCTTGAAATCTTTGATGATAAAAGGTCATGGGACTTCCCTGTATAAAATCACCATTATCAAGTAAAAGAGTCGGTCCTGCAAGTCGTTTCTCTTGAATAATGGATGCTAGCTTGGCTAATCCTAGTGCCTCATTCTGCTCATTGCGAAAGGTAGTAGGCATGATATAACCATGAATATCACTAGTAGCCAATATTTGTATAGTTTTGACAGTCATAGAGAGCCCTCCATTAGTTAGTATAAGTACAGTATATAAGGTTTTTATTATTCATTTCATGTCTTTACGATATCAAAATATTGATTTACGAAATAGAAACATATATTTACGTCCTATTCATACTAGGGAAATATTTACTGTTTATACTGAGGAAGCATTTCAAACATGAGGAGGACAAGAATTTGAAGAAATTACTATTTTTCGGAATAACATTCATGCTTGCCATATTGCTGATGGCATGTGGAAATGAGATCTCTAAAACATCTGATGACAAAGAAACCGTAGATGTTTCTTCAGATGCAGGTGGGAATGAGTCCATAAAAAAATTAACAATTGGCTTTGTACCTTCACGAGATCCTGATGAAATTATTACAGCTACGGAACCTTTAAAGGGCTTACTAAAGGACGAGCTAGCAGGATTAGGCTTTGATGTAGGTGAAATAGATATTAGTGTAGGAACAAATTTTGAAGCGGTTGGTGAAGCATTGTCCGCAGGGACTACGGATATTGGTTTAATTCCAGGAGGGACATATGTACTTTATGATGATGGCGCTGAAGTAATTTTAACAGCGACACGTGCAGGCTTAAGCAATGATGCAGATAATCCTATTGATTGGAATAAAAATGAGCCTACTGCACCAACAACAGCACAAACGACATCTTATCGAGCAATTTTAGTTGCAGGTCCATCTGAGAAAGGAAAGGCTTTAGCAGCGAAAGTAAATAATGGTGAGGAATTAACATTTGAGGACTTAAATAATGTTACCTAGAATGTGATGTCAAGCTCATCCCCGGCAGGCTATATTTATCCAACATTATGGCTACATGAGAAATTTAATAAAACAATTCCTGATTTAGCACAGGTTGTACAGGCTGATTCCTATGGTAATGCTTTTGCACGGTTAGCTGCTGGCAAACAGATGTCCTTGTAACGTACGCTGATGCACGTCGCGATTATGAAGAAAGCTGGCAAGGAGAATTTAATCGCGACGCTTCTATTTGGGAGGAAACCGATTTAATTGGTGTTATGCCTGCAATCTATAATGACACAATTAGTGTGAGTAAAAACTCAAAAGTCATGAGCGATGAATTAAAGAAGGCTATTCAGCAAGCATTTATTAATATTGGGTATTCAGAGAAAGGGAAGGAAGTAATCGCTATTTACAGCCATGAGGGCTATCAGGCAGCAAAAGACAGTGACTATGACAATGAACGTAAGGCACAGGAGCTAGTTCAAAATCTTGGTTCCAAGTAAATAGCATGAAAAAGGACTAACCATCAAAAAAAATATACGAAATCTGCGAGGCTTGTAGCTTATCCGTAGAAAGCCTCGCAGATTCTTAATTTTTAATTCTGATGCAGTTCTTTATCAGGAATGGAGCGTTACTATGATTGAGTTTAAAGAGGTAGAAAAAAGATACCCTAATGGCTTTCTTGCATTGAATCACATTAACCTTAACATTGAGCAGGGGGAGTTCGTTGCGATTATCGGTTTATCCGGTGCAGGAAAATCAACCCTATTGCGCTGTATTAATAAAATGCATGATATTTCAGGGGGAACTTTGCGGGTAAATACTATAAATGTGGGTCAGTTAAAGGGTAGGGAGGTACGAAATCTTCGTCGAAATATTGGTATGATATTTCAATCCTTTAATTTGGTAACACGTGTATCCGTTTTGAAAAATGTCCTAGTTTCCATTGTTCCTAATATGCCCTTTTGGCGAAAAATCTTTGGTGTTTTTACAAGAAAAGAGAAGCTTCAGGCATTAATGGCACTGGATCAGGTAGGCATTTTAGAGAAGGCCTATGTACGAGTCGATCAGTTATCAGGTGGTCAGCAACAGCGTGTAGCCTTGGCACGTACACTTGCTCAAAACCCCCAAATTATACTAGCAGACGAGCCAGTCG
This genomic stretch from Lysinibacillus pakistanensis harbors:
- a CDS encoding LytTR family DNA-binding domain-containing protein; translation: MKIHLTINSALEENEIHIHAKEYNEQIERLMKQLQASQTTMIDGYIQQEIHMLKISEIFSIYAEDAKVFLQTEEQEFESKRKLYELEAQFAKDFARVSKSTLVNIHKIASIQMGKLGTTELMLENDVTVHVSRKYLKELKRHLGIGRDS
- a CDS encoding AbrB family transcriptional regulator, translating into MFVFDRHMFITLCIGLAGAFIFQAVHIPMPWLLGAIAAVLIVQLSTKVQLKWHPYFRNFGLIVAGYSIGFAFTPEAVQDIKQFLGSMIVLNLLFIALFFAVSYIVAKRTDLDFATSLTCCVPGGMSQVVAFAEEQGDMDMVVITFFQILRVLLIVGFVPLMVAGSSGGGNTIDGAYTWSLIGVLVLCSAVGWLAQKIKIPTGYMLGPVFLLMGINIAGVEVPQMPISLLHIAQLMLGIYIGLLLKKEDLHLSKKHVFYAFVSAGIFIGGAYGLTFVMQSLYNLEFRTGFLSIVPGGLDQMGIIAASVHANVTIVTAFQLFRVLVVSIFLVPFVKMFVKKVRV
- a CDS encoding methyl-accepting chemotaxis protein, producing the protein MKKRSIQNKMSLLIVAIIAFVLIVIGLVNTSEMKTALQDEYNIRLNQILDLSVHNLHQTLPGDWQLKNGELYKGDAKVADETVIIDKLGELSQAAITIFANDTRINTNVMVDGQRAIGTTADPKVAKAVLSQGKIYTGTAEVVGEPYFTKYEPLRNADGEIIGMIFAGVPSSDINAVAQKMLFKMGIFAIITAIIAVIAGILFVRGIVKPLKHLNAQLETISAGKGDLTQQLIVKSKDEIGELANSFNAMLATLRKMMQRVDETANQVSASSAELSATAGSTTDTTENLTANMQELASGASTQKHSANENAEAMQDIAGGIQLVTETNSEVSSYASDAFDTAKHGEQTAQEMQMQMQAMAVTVQESANSIAALDTHANKIDEIVEVIHAIADQTNLLALNASIEAARAGEHGKGFAVVAEEVRKLAEQSKTSAAEITKTIHTMQQLAKEAREHMQESEQEAASSAKVVQTTSVAFEEITAKVSLVTNKIQEVSGIAEELYARIEQANASTHIMAEIAVEAREQSKVVTQIAEANLESMGDINKAALQLTKNAETLQDLIHQFKY
- a CDS encoding RAxF-45 family protein, whose protein sequence is MKQNATKTCVKVDTAMYFARVITFDFANNGRGLSIFKQNQIITNVAD
- the abc-f gene encoding ribosomal protection-like ABC-F family protein codes for the protein MQIKAEQIQKIIGGNVLFEELQLEVNTGEHVAIVGVNGSGKTTLLQLLSGLDTQDKGRIIKSKEATIGYLHQIPQYPMLSVKQVLEEAFTEIYALKAKMTKLEQEMQEAVSDKVLEQYGHVQELFMLQGGYEIDAQLAMIANGLGITPLLEQPFTSLSGGEKTKVMLGQILLSNPSILLLDEPTNHLDMQAIEWLENYVRNFAGIVIVVSHDRHFMNQMAQKIIEIEDGEAFTYIGNYDAFVKQKEAKVEQQFAEFEEQQKKIKKMQETIKRLKQWANEANPPNASMHRRAKSMEKALARIDRVKKPSTKKKMNLALTMAERSGKEVVQMKAISHAFDKPLLKECDLSVYFGERLAIVGGNGSGKSTLLKMILGEVIPNEGICRVGSSVKIGYLSQQFEHEHPSIRLIDAFRESVSVSEAEARHLLAQFLFYGYDVFKKVKDLSGGEKMRLRLAQLMHEDINLLILDEPTNHLDIEAREVLEDTLESFEGTIIGVSHDRYFLQKIFTKVAWIRHETIQVFEGDYEWARKKHAELVEVPVIKEITEKTMSAKKELPIEQQIEKLELKLKEPTLAKEQRQKLEQQLEVLFERWIEEGAEHA
- a CDS encoding GNAT family N-acetyltransferase produces the protein MHSLEHIIELDLHYLKGFSKMETCEDGVLFYNEDNPTYYDANHAHIWHKINNPNVLLSKIKKFYQSKSLIPRLYLYNLEENQPCINALEMHGFQYESFTDDIQCWNGEPLLLPHNPAIGIERVTDTNIEEAMAVEMSISTFGEPSLIKTAFLQTYRSPYFTYYVLKLDGKACCTAKLFVSGNQGRIESVATLESYRGQGLIGYILQHIQQQSIQLGLENLWIMPINAQVAKVYDKANFKSVGKITSIHAFTEGKSIHQIRQNS
- a CDS encoding bifunctional metallophosphatase/5'-nucleotidase, producing MTVKTIQILATSDIHGYIMPTTFRNEQNEALGLAKLASIIQEKRLAGPTLLLDNGDFIQGSPMTFYHQRFQADIPNPFIQVANVLQYDAMVFGNHEFNYGLPTLQSIINQSDFPWLGANILTEDGRPLTKPYIIKEIEGIRIGVLGVTTHFVTHWEEPQHISGLHFEDAFSSASYWAKWMRANEQIDVLILCYHGGFERDLETGELLEDENGENQGYRMCTEIEEVDIIISGHQHREICSNINGKSVVQPGTKGNCLATIELAITLDNEQRIHSIAHTPSLLYVKEDTVCEATVYEMISPTFQKTDAWLDETIGTIQGNMLVEDAFLARIQEHPYIEFINRIQMEASGAAISSTALFHDEHGGLKQAVTMRDIVTNYIYANTLKVLRLSGLDILLALEQSGTYFTVEADELKVAKSFLYPKAQPYNYDMWEGIEYILDISKPIGERVTMLTIQGEPIKMEEKFEVVMSSYRATGAGNFEFFRNRPVVKEIQIDMTELIADYLLRHPIIQATCNHNWRVTF
- a CDS encoding PhnD/SsuA/transferrin family substrate-binding protein, with the protein product MKKLLFFGITFMLAILLMACGNEISKTSDDKETVDVSSDAGGNESIKKLTIGFVPSRDPDEIITATEPLKGLLKDELAGLGFDVGEIDISVGTNFEAVGEALSAGTTDIGLIPGGTYVLYDDGAEVILTATRAGLSNDADNPIDWNKNEPTAPTTAQTTSYRAILVAGPSEKGKALAAKVNNGEELTFEDLNNVT
- the phnC gene encoding phosphonate ABC transporter ATP-binding protein yields the protein MIEFKEVEKRYPNGFLALNHINLNIEQGEFVAIIGLSGAGKSTLLRCINKMHDISGGTLRVNTINVGQLKGREVRNLRRNIGMIFQSFNLVTRVSVLKNVLVSIVPNMPFWRKIFGVFTRKEKLQALMALDQVGILEKAYVRVDQLSGGQQQRVALARTLAQNPQIILADEPVASLDPVTAKQVMEDFKRINQELNMTILMNIHHVDLALAYATRVIGVRNGEIVFDGKVNEINEETLAFIYNDTKEGRGVNHHAMQATIAEKNSIA